In the genome of Candidatus Omnitrophota bacterium, one region contains:
- a CDS encoding cyclase family protein, with protein MKIIDLSLPIDDTLVETHDAKIDRITHAQGVEHFNWVVMSKQPGGQERFDKGERVATAEEIPGGEMPSLEVVHSSVHMGSHVDAPFHYGSMCEGKPAKQIMDVPLEWCYGPGVVLDLTHLKFPDAITKDHVIAALKKIKYILKPMDIVLIYTGGDKLLGTDDYVNKYVGMMPDAVEYLLDAGIKMMGIDTIGLDRPCFLMFKEFLTTKDKSKIWPCHFLGREREYCHMERLGNLGTIPKPFGFTVSCLPVKVRNAGAGWSRVVAIL; from the coding sequence ATGAAAATTATAGACCTTAGTTTACCCATAGATGACACACTTGTCGAAACGCACGATGCCAAGATCGACCGCATCACGCATGCGCAGGGTGTTGAACATTTCAACTGGGTGGTGATGAGCAAACAGCCCGGGGGCCAGGAGCGTTTTGACAAAGGCGAGCGTGTTGCTACGGCAGAGGAGATCCCCGGCGGCGAAATGCCGTCTTTGGAAGTGGTGCATTCGTCGGTGCACATGGGCTCTCATGTGGATGCGCCGTTCCATTATGGAAGTATGTGCGAGGGCAAGCCGGCCAAACAGATCATGGACGTGCCGCTGGAGTGGTGTTATGGCCCCGGCGTGGTTTTGGATCTCACCCATTTGAAATTCCCCGATGCCATCACCAAGGACCATGTCATTGCCGCGCTGAAAAAGATCAAATATATTTTAAAGCCAATGGACATTGTGCTCATTTATACGGGTGGGGACAAGTTGTTGGGGACCGACGATTACGTGAACAAATATGTGGGCATGATGCCCGATGCCGTGGAGTATTTGCTGGATGCGGGCATCAAGATGATGGGCATTGACACCATCGGCCTTGACCGCCCGTGTTTTTTGATGTTCAAGGAATTTTTGACCACCAAGGACAAGAGTAAGATCTGGCCCTGCCATTTCCTCGGACGCGAGCGCGAGTATTGTCACATGGAACGTTTGGGTAATTTAGGCACCATCCCGAAACCGTTTGGGTTTACGGTGTCTTGTTTACCTGTTAAAGTAAGGAATGCGGGAGCGGGTTGGAGCAGGGTAGTCGCTATTTTATAG
- a CDS encoding acyl carrier protein, with protein sequence MQTQTDLESKVKAIFKKVLDIKDSEIIPGAKLDESLDIDSTEMVEISVGIKKELGIALKDNELKKTHSFNEIIGILRSKAQASGGHSCGCGHEH encoded by the coding sequence ATGCAGACCCAGACAGACCTCGAAAGCAAGGTCAAAGCCATCTTCAAAAAGGTTCTGGATATCAAGGACAGCGAGATCATCCCCGGCGCAAAACTGGACGAGTCCTTGGACATTGACTCAACGGAAATGGTGGAGATCTCGGTCGGTATCAAAAAGGAACTGGGCATCGCGCTTAAGGACAATGAATTGAAAAAGACGCATTCGTTCAATGAGATCATCGGCATTCTAAGATCCAAGGCCCAGGCCAGTGGCGGCCATTCCTGCGGCTGTGGGCATGAGCATTAA
- a CDS encoding beta-ketoacyl-[acyl-carrier-protein] synthase family protein yields the protein MDPIAITGLGVISPSGMDKKVFWANVAHGRSAVEKIERFDASAYPSRIAGTVKELDAYSNVSSRLLKKIDLFSHMALVASEMCLNDAGINLPDEDLKRVGIFMGNALGGWLYAETELRDMYLEGREGVSPFMASAWFPAAPQGQISIHYGIKGFSKTIVADRASSLMAIGYAARTIIRNKCDFILAGGMEAPVTPYALLCCNTSGVLSKRNDDPRQAYRPFDKNRDGLAIAEGAGVLTLEPQSRAIKRKAHVYANIIGYASTTDAVNRIDPAPDAKQLARAIRSALDDAGLSPKDIDYICADGAATVLGDITETKAIKQAFNGYAKKVPVSAPKSVFGNMLGACGALDVITTVLAMEHGMVPPTINYQTPDPECDLDYCPNKAQAKTIKNALIINRGRGGINCVLVLQKL from the coding sequence ATGGACCCCATTGCGATCACCGGTTTAGGCGTCATATCCCCGTCAGGGATGGACAAAAAAGTGTTCTGGGCCAATGTGGCCCATGGCAGGAGCGCGGTTGAAAAGATCGAGCGTTTCGACGCCAGCGCTTATCCGTCGCGCATTGCCGGGACTGTCAAAGAATTGGATGCTTATAGCAATGTCTCATCGCGGCTTTTAAAGAAGATAGATCTTTTTTCGCATATGGCTTTGGTGGCTTCTGAAATGTGCCTGAATGACGCGGGCATTAATCTGCCTGACGAGGATTTAAAGCGCGTCGGGATCTTTATGGGCAATGCCTTGGGCGGTTGGCTGTATGCCGAGACCGAGTTGCGCGATATGTATCTGGAAGGCCGGGAAGGGGTGAGTCCTTTCATGGCCTCCGCGTGGTTTCCCGCGGCACCGCAGGGGCAGATATCCATTCATTACGGCATCAAAGGTTTTTCCAAGACCATTGTCGCGGACAGGGCCAGTTCTTTGATGGCCATCGGCTACGCGGCCAGGACCATCATCCGTAACAAATGCGATTTTATTTTGGCCGGGGGCATGGAAGCGCCGGTGACGCCCTACGCGCTTTTGTGCTGCAACACGTCAGGGGTTTTGTCCAAACGCAATGATGACCCGCGCCAAGCGTATCGGCCGTTTGACAAAAACCGCGATGGTTTGGCCATTGCCGAAGGTGCCGGGGTCTTGACGCTGGAACCGCAGTCACGGGCCATCAAGCGTAAAGCCCATGTCTATGCCAATATCATCGGTTATGCGTCCACCACCGATGCTGTCAACCGCATTGATCCGGCGCCGGATGCCAAACAATTGGCCCGTGCCATCAGATCAGCCCTGGACGATGCCGGGCTTTCCCCCAAAGACATTGATTATATTTGCGCTGATGGTGCTGCAACAGTTTTGGGCGACATCACCGAAACAAAAGCCATCAAACAGGCCTTTAACGGTTACGCGAAGAAGGTACCGGTGTCCGCGCCTAAGTCGGTGTTCGGCAATATGCTGGGCGCCTGCGGGGCTTTGGACGTCATCACGACGGTGCTGGCCATGGAACACGGCATGGTGCCGCCGACCATCAATTATCAGACACCGGACCCGGAATGCGACCTGGATTATTGCCCCAACAAAGCGCAGGCAAAAACTATCAAGAATGCTTTGATCATCAACCGCGGACGCGGCGGGATCAACTGCGTTTTAGTCCTGCAGAAACTTTAA